One Nicotiana sylvestris chromosome 12, ASM39365v2, whole genome shotgun sequence genomic window carries:
- the LOC138883475 gene encoding uncharacterized protein, translating to MAQSSILKAFFVAFVVVVFSAAASAQELAPAPSPDAGAAFSLPQSGALVATSLLVSIAALLRITSKLKLCGDTITDYDMLEKTFTTFHASNMVLQQQYREKSFKKYYELISLLLVVERNNDLLMRNHENRPTGSTPLPEVDEVYSHYAKHGKGRDSIRGCGRGLRQGRNFPGVNHPPKKNNHQKWKGKYEKPKANGSEIECYRCDGKEHWTNIYRVPKHLVELYQASLKNKGPQVNFVSDNDFDITHLDVADFFESPDEKIDHLIGDGSVVKDD from the exons ATGGCACAAAGCAGCATTCTCAAGGCTTTCTTCGTTGCATTCGTTGTTGTTGTTTTCTCTGCGGCGGCATCGGCTCAGGAGTTGGCTCCAGCACCGTCACCTGATGCCGGAGCGGCATTCTCTCTGCCGCAATCCGGTGCTTTGGTGGCTACTTCTCTCCTTGTCTCCATTGCTGCTCTCTTGAG aattacttctaaattgaaactctgtggagatactatcactgactatgatatgcttgaaaaaacgtttacaacgtttcatgcctccaatatggtcCTGCAACAACAGTACAGAGAGAAAAGTTTCAAGAAGTACTATGAGCTGATTTCTCTTCTCCTTGTGGTTGAGCGAAACAATGACTTGCTCATGAGAAATCACGAAAATCGACCCACTGGGTCTACACCATTGCCTGAAGTGGATGAGGTGTACTCCCATTATGCTAAGCATGGAAAAGGCCGTGACTCTATTCGTGGTTGTGGTCGTGGCCTTAGACAAGGAAGAAATTTTCCTGGTGTTAATCACCCCCCAAAGAAAAATAACCACCAAAAGTGGAAAGGGAAATATGAGAAGCCAAAGGCAAATGGTTCAGAAATCGAATGTTATCGTTGCGATGGAAAAGAGCATTGGACAAATATTTATCGTGTACCAAAacatttggttgagctttatcaagcatctctaaAGAATAAAGGCCCTCAAGTCAATTTTGTCTCTGACAATGATTTTGATATCACCCACTTGGATGTGGCAGACTTCTTTGAGAGCCCTGATGAAAAAATAGACCACTTGATCGGTGATGGATCCGTGGTTAAAGATGATTGA
- the LOC138883476 gene encoding uncharacterized protein, whose amino-acid sequence MDALQQFNPGKVVEWKLKQIPGKPEYTFNYVFRAFKPAIDGFSHCRPVIFIDDTHVYRKYDIKLLIAVAVDANGQIFSLAFAICATESQETSVENLPTWQEPYAYHRYCVRYLKANF is encoded by the exons ATGGATGCACTGCAGCAGTTTAACCCCGGGAaggttgttgaatggaagcttaaGCAGATTCCAGGTAAACCAGAATATACATTCAATTATGTGTTCAGGGcgtttaaaccagcaattgatggtttttcgcattgtCGGCCCGTAATATTCATAGACGACACTCATGTCTAtagaaagtacgatatcaagttGTTGATAGCTGtggcagtagatgctaatggacaaatattttctctagcttttgctatttgtgccactgaaagccaagagac ttctgtggagaacttgcctacatggcaagaaccttatgcctaCCATCGTTACTGTGTTAGGTACCTTAAAGCCAATTTCTAG
- the LOC138883477 gene encoding uncharacterized protein has protein sequence MARKPKANTVAISLEMAQCLRDQEEEDDDFLLVARKRESIGASKSAKLVVADAVHSRTKDISEGSSSKVPEPSGSKRAPRLGIQLEEEEEIRDLRAELAKALQEQIELTEKGELVEQLREELKMKEAETLKWRQGMDSLASEKDTLREQLASLKRQLQSMKEDSLARGCKVEELKAKSTAELAKAKSDAEAIISSYRANAEVANARAKEIFAMAEVKLSCAVDHARRQSRKETLEEGEDFGRRGCHFAFYEDDSASGSESGGYEDEVPEEEASEDATPEDVAPEDAATEDMAPK, from the exons ATGGCTCGAAAACCTAAGGCCAATACAGTGGCCATATCTCTAGAAATGGCCCAATGCCTTCGAGAccaggaagaagaagatgacgacTTCCTGTTGGTAGCTCGTAAAAGAGAAAGCATCGGTGCTTCGAAGTCTGCCAAACTAGTGGTGGCAGATGCAGTTCATTCTAGAACCAAAGATATCTCCGAGGGGAGTTCAAGCAAAGTCCCCGAGCCATCAGGCAGCAAAAGAGCACctcgtctcggaattcaattggAAG AAGAAGAGGAGATACGCGATCTTCGAGCCGAACTGGCAAAGGCCCTTCAAGAACAAATCGAGCTTACTGAAAAG GGCGAGCTGGTGGAGCAGCTCCGAGAGGAGCTCAAGATGAAGGAGGCCGAGACCCTAAAGTGGAGGCAAGGCATGGACAGTCTTGCCTCTGAGAAAGATACTCTTCGGGAACAACTAGCTTCACTCAAACGCCAGCTTCAAAGTATGAAGGAGGATAGCCTGGCTCGAGGCTGCAAAGTTGAGGAGCTTAAAGCTAAATCCACTGCTGAGCTGGCCAAGGCCAAATCTGACGCTGAGGCAATTATATCTTCGTACCGAGCCAACGCTGAAGTAGCTAATGCTCGGGCAAAGGAGATCTTTGCTATGGCCGAAGTTAAGTTATCATGTGCAGTTGACCACGCCAGGAGACAGTCCCGGAAGGAAACCCTCGAGGAG GGCGAAGACTTTGGAAGAAGAGGCTGCCATTTTGCTTTCTATGAGGATGACTCAGCCAGTGGATCTGAGAGCGGAGGATACGAAGATGAAGTCCCCGAGGAGGAGGCTTCTGAAGATGCGACTCCCGAAGATGTTGCTCCCGAAGATGCAGCTACCGAAGATATGGCTCCCAAGTAG
- the LOC138883478 gene encoding uncharacterized protein has product MTIKLVVSECTLNVTSAYAPQAGLDEEIKRHFWEGLDEIVRNISPVERLFIGGDFSGHIGSAAGGYIEVHGGFGFGERNGGGTSLLDFAKAFELVIANSSFPK; this is encoded by the coding sequence atgactattaagttggtggttaGTGAGTGTACTTTAAATGTCACTAGCGCGTACGCGCCGCAAGCAGGGTTggatgaggagattaaaaggcatttttgggaagggttggatgagattgtgcGTAATATTTCGCCCgtcgagaggttattcataggcgGAGATTTCAGTGGTCATATTGGGTCGGCTGCAGGTGGATATattgaggtgcatggcggcttcgGTTTCGGGGAAAGGAACGGAGGGGGCACTTCTCTGTTGGACTTCGCCAAGGCATTTGAGCTGGTGATTGCGAACTCAAGTTTTCCGAAGTAG